The DNA sequence CTCTTCATTCTCAAACAACTTAGGTGCCAAAAAAGTAGCAAGACCCATAGCCATAGGGGGAACAGGAATTGCTGCTGCCACCATTCCCATTATTTCTGGTACTTGAGGGATTAGTCCTACACCAAAAAGAAATGCTACCTTATTAAAAGGCCCCCCCATATCAATAGTTATCATTGAGCCTAGTACTAAGCCTAAGAAAATTTTACCCAACACACCAAACGTTTCTGAATTACTCTGTAGGGATTTAAGTCCACTCTCAAGTACCCCCATAAATTCTCCAATATAAACACCAACATATAACATAAAAAAGCCAACAATAATAGTGCTTATTAGTGGAATTACAAATATAGGCATTACAGGCCTTAACCACTCAGGAACAGATCTCTTTGCCAAAAACTTTGCGACATAACCTGCAAGAAACCCCGCAAATATTGCACCCAAAAAACCTGCTTTTACATTCCCAGATATTACTCCACCAACAAGACCGGGAGCAAGACCAGGTTTATCAGCAATTGCCATCGAAATAAAACCAGCAAGTACGGGCAGCATCATTCCAAAGGCAACAGAACCAATGTCTGCAATTTGTTTATAAAACGGATGATCAGAAAAATTAGGACCATCAGGCCCAATCCCAACAAAAGCAATACTAAGAGCAATTAAAATTCCCCCACTTGCAACAACAGGGATCATTGGAGATACTCCACTCATTAAATATTTATAAAAACTGGCTTTGCCTGTTGCAGTAGAACTTTTAGAGCTACTACTAACACTAGAATCTTGATTGCAAAAAAATACTGGAGCATTAAATGCCTCTTTAATAATATTTTCTGTATTGTTTATCGCCTTTACAGTTGAAACCTTATAAACCCTTTTCCCCTCAAATCTCTTTTCATCAACATCCTTATCAACAGCAAGTATTACAATAGCCGCATTCCTAATTTCTTCTTCTGTTAAGGCATTTTCAATACCAATAGACCCTTGAGTTTCGACCTTAATGTCGTAACCTTGCTTTTTAGCCTCACCCTCAATTTTCTTTGCTGCAATGTATGTATGAGCAACTCCAACAGGACAAGCAGTTACGGCCACTATTTTTTCTGACTTTGTAGCTCCAAAAATCTCTTCTTTAGAATTTCTTTCAACATTTTCTATATAATAATAAATGTCATCAGCAGTAACAATCCCATTTAAAGCATTTTGAAAAGCATCATCTTCAAAAAGTTTAGCTATAAACGCAATCGACTTGAGATGATCATTGCCTTGCTGCTTTTTTGACATACAAATTAAAAATATTAAATTAACAGGAGGATTTTCTTCAGACCACTTAACTCCAGCTCCTTTTATGTAAAGCAATGAAATAAAACTGGTCTTAACAACATCTCCTATAAAATGAGGAATTGCAACTCCATTTTCCCAAGAAGTGTCGCCTAGTTTCTCTCTATCAAGAATTCCTTTAAGAAACTCACTTTTACTGTCTATATACCCCTTACCATTGACTTTTTCAACTAAAAAATCAATTACATCTTCTTTTGAATTTACTTCGGGCAAAATAAATACAAGATCTTTTTTCAAAAAATTAAAAAACATAAATGCAGTCTCCTAGCAATTAAACATATTGTATAATATACAATAAAATAGCATAATCCAGCCACTTAGTATAAAAATATTTTTATACTAAAAATCAAAATTCAACTTGAATACATATTATAATTATTGAAAAGACAAAACTATTTTTATATTATTTTAAATAATCTGCTTATGAAAAAAACTCCAAATATTTATATTTCCTTAGCTTTGCTAGCCATTTATACTTTAAATGCACTTGCAAACGAAGAAGATAATACTAATAAAAAAAACAATCAATCCGAACAAAGGTCCAATTTCTTTAGCTCAGAAAGAGGTTTCACCTACTCAACAGGAATTGGAACTGGAATTGGATTTTTCCTAAATTCAAATACCAAACATCTTATTTTTAGACCTTACTATACATTCTCTAGTAATAATTTTGATTTTCTAATCATTGCTATGATACTAATAAAGGAAAATCTTAATAATATTTCTAAAAAAATGCAATACTTTACATCTTACATTGGAGGAGGAATAAACTGGCACATTGCAAACCTAATTAAAAAAACAAAATATTTTTCCTCTACCATTGGCATAGGTAGTCGTTTTTACTTATCTACAAACCTTATAGGAGACATTCAATTTTATGAAAAGTTGCCTTATATACTAGAGCCTTATATATTTATTGAACTTTCTACAAAAAAGTTAATCCCTTTAATGGGATTAGACTTTAAAATTGATTTCTTATTTTTAGATACATTTAACATTTCTTTTAACTTTACTATTAGATATAATTTTAAGGTCGAAAAAGAGAAATAAATATGAAAAAAAACTCAAAATTTTTTCTTTATTGCTATATTTTATGTTTAACAGGATTTTTATTTTTTTCCTTAAATCCAAAAGCACTAAAACAAATTAAACACAAAATTTATAATTATTTAGAAATAATAGAAAATAAATACATTAACATTACAAAATCTATTCCAATAAAAGAATCCCAGTTAATACCAAAAGGATATCTTACCACCCAAATAATAAGTAAAAAACACTATACTTTAGGGTACGCTGAAAGCGCAAGACAATCCGAATGGGCTGCTTATCCTCTTAAAAGAGAAATGGTAGAACTAGCATTAACCTTGCTAAAATCAAAAAAAATTAAAAGGAGTCCTAAATTCTTTGAAGATACAAATATCAAAGGAATTTCCCCAAAACTTAAAGATTACTTTAAAAGTGGTTACGATAGGGGTCATATAGTAAATTCTGCTGACATGTCTTTTTCTGAGAATGCAATGAAAGATACATATTTCTTATCAAATATGTCACCTCAAAAAAGCGAATTTAATTCTGGAATTTGGCTAAAACTTGAAAAATTAGTAAGAGAATGGGCAATCTTAAAAGGATATATATATATTATTAGCGCTGGAATTTTAACAGAGAATAAAGGATTTATTGGAAAAAACAAAATTTTGGTACCTAAAAATTTTTATAAAATAGTGTTAGCAATTAACAATAATAATTTTTATGATATAATCTCTTTTATTATCCCAAATGAAAAAGCAAAAGACTTAGATTTAAAAAATTACATCGTTAATGTCGATTCAATTGAAAAAAAAACAAAAATAGATTTTTTTGAAAAACTTGATTCAAAAATTAAAAAAAATATTAAAAAAATACAAAACACACATTCTTGGAAGTTTAAATGAAATCAATATTTACAAAATTAAACATTTCTATTAATCTTTTTCTCTTTATAATTTTTATTTTAGCAATGCTAGTTATACTGATTTTTTCTTATAAAATAAAATATAATGAAAATTATCAAAATTATTTTCTAGAAATTTACAATAATAATTTTATACTATTGATTAATAAGTTTGTCATCTTTGTTATTGGAATCTTAGGCTCACTATGGGCATATATTAACTATAAAAGAACCAATAATATACAATTTATACTTTTTTATTGCTTTATTAGTTCGTATACATTAGAACCTATTTTGATCTCTGAAGATTTTTTTTTAAAAAATAATCTAAATTCAAATTATTACTTATTTACAAAATTTATCCTTTTTATTAATGCTTTTTCATTATTAAACTTATTTTTTTTAAGCTTATATATATGTGACTTCAAAATTAAATCGATACATTATACAATTTACATTATTTTGACCTTTGCCTGCATATATAGTTATACAATGCCTATTAATTCATACGAAAATAGCCAAGACTACAGCATTCTTAAAATCGAAAGTACAAAATTTTATATAAACGCATTCTTGTTGCTTATTTCAACAAACTTCCTAGTAGCCTTTTTAAGGAAAAAAAATTTTGACTATTTTTTCCTTTTTATTTCAATGATTTTAATAGTAAGCGGAATTTACTTAAATTTACTTAAAATACCCTACTCCTTTCTACCAATCTCAATAGGAATACCAATCTACTTAAAAAAATCAAGAAAAATTTTCTTTCACTGGTTATAAAAAATAAATGTCAAAAAATACGACGAAGCTGAAACAACAAGTGGTAAAAATAAATTGTCATAATTTGCATCAAAAAGCTCTACTAATGCTGCTAAAATTCCTAAAATTAAAGCTGGCGTTAAATAGGGAAAAAAATAATAATATGAAAAAAAAGTAACGAAAAATACAACAAAGCTGCCAGAAATCGTTTTATTATTGACAAGCTTAAAAGAAGGAACTAGCTTACCAGCAAGGCTTGCAAATCCATCGCCAAGACATACTGAGAATATCCCAATATAATTAAAAGGCTCCATAGCAAAGCAATATGATACCAATATGCCTAAAAACAAATAAACAGGCGAAAAAGATACTTTATTAGGCAATATTTTCCTTGATCTTAATATTATATCTGAAATATTTTTAAAAAAAAGTAATTTTTTTTCGGTAATCCTAAAAATTTCAGAACTTAAATATAAAATCATAAAAAGTAAATTAGAAACAATCCCTATCCAAAAATTTATTCCATAAAAAACTAAAACTATTAAGCTAAAAATATGAAAAAATTTTCTAAAAATTTCATACTTGATATCCTCTCTAAGAATTATTCTTTTAACCTCATCAAACATCATTCAATCTTCTTTAACACGATATTAAATAGATCCCAGTTTATTTTTATAGTATCCATTAAACTTTCCTATTTATTGCATCACTAACAAAACTAAATTAAAAAACATAAAAGCCTTTTTGAAAACCCATATCTTATAATAGAATTACTTATATTGATTTTACAATTTTTTTCAAAAAAAATATTCTTACCTAGAAATTTATTATAAATAGGCAATACTTATTTATAAAGAGAATAATTAAGCGGGTTCCTAAAAATGCTAGAAATTGAAAATAAACTGTTTTTAAAATTTTGCAACTTTATATATAACAATAGCGGAATGCGCTTTGATGAAAAAAATAAATTTATTCTTCAAAGCAGAATTAACGACGCAATACGGGAACTTGATCTTGAAACTCCATCGCAACTTTACAATCTAATAATTGGCGATAAATTAAAAAAAGAATATTTCTTGGATTTAGTAACAACTAATTTAACAAGATTTTTCAGAAATTCACTGCATTTTCAAACTTTTGAAAAATTTGTAATTCCTAATTTAATTAATATTAAAAACAAAGAAGAAAACAATAGGATTATTATATGGTCTGCAGGATGCTCAACAGGAGAAGAGCCTTATTCATTGGCATTCGTACTTAAATCAAAGCTTCCAAAAGGAATAGATTTTGTTATTATTGCTTCTGATTTAAGCTTAAAATCTTTAATGATAGCAAAAGAAGGGTATTACTCCTCAAACAAATGTGAAAATATTCCTAAAGAATATCGACACTATATATATTCGCATTCAAATGGATATAAAATTAAAAATGAAATTAAAAATCACATAAGATTTGATTATCATAATCTAAACTTTGAAAGCAATTTTTCACAAATTGATGTTATTTTTTGTAGAAATGTATTAATATACTTTGATGAAAAATCAAAAATCAAAGTACTTAAAAAATTTTACAATAACATGTCTAAAAACAGCTATTTATTTATAGGGCACTCAGAATCTCTTTTTGGACTTAATCTTCCTTTTAAATTTTTAAAAACTCCCTGGGCAATAATATATGAAAAAAAAGATACTGGCTATCCAAAAGAAAAATTTAAATTCCAAAATAAACATAAGTTATAATTTAACAAAAATTCAATAGGAAAAAATGTAATAATGGAAACAAAAATTTCTGTACTTATCATAGAATACTTTGCTGTAAAGAGAAAGCTTATGTCAGAACTTGTTAATTCATCTCCTCAGCTCCAAGTCATTGCAACTGCTTCTAATAGCAAATTTGCAACAAATAAGCTTAAAAAGCATAGCCCTGAAGTAATATTAATGAATTTAGAAGAAAACAATATTAAAGATATTATCTTTTTAGAGAAAAAAAACAATATAAACAAAACCATACCAATTATTGTCACATCTTCAAACCAAAACTTAATAAACATTGCAGCTTTAAAGGGCGCTGATGACCTTATATTGGTATCTAAAAATAAAAAATCGCATGAAAACATAAAAGACCAAATTATTAATTCTCTTCTAATCTATGGATCAATATCCATAAAAAACAAAATTGCTAACAATAAGGATATAAAAACAAAAAACTATGAAAAAGATAAATTTTCTTTAAATAGCAAAAATGACATTTTTTCATTAACTAAACTTGAAGAACATACAAAAGAAAAAATATTAAATGAAAAAGAAATAAAAAAACTTAAACTAAGAAAATTCGACATAATAGCAATTGGAGTATCAGCAGGGGGACCTGCAGCCTTAAAATCAATATTACCGGAAATCCCTGAAAGCTTTCCGCCAATAATCATTGTTCAACATATGCCTAAAGGATTTACAGAAGAATTTGCAAAAAACCTTAATAACCTTTGCAAAATAAACGTAAAAGAAACTACCAATAAAGAAATATTAAAACAAGGATATGCATACATAAGCTCGGGCGGATATCACACAAAAATCAAAAAAATCGACGGCAACTATCAAATACAAACCTTCGATGGCAAACATATAAATGGCCACAAACCATCTATTGGAGTATTGTTTCAATCTATTGCAGAGATTTCAAAAGATAAAGCGATTGCCCTAATAATGACTGGAATGGGAAACGATGGCTCAAGAGAAATTGGCGATATAAAAAAAGCTGGAGGACTAACTATTGCGCAAGACAAAGAAAGTTCCATGGTTTTTGGAATGCCAAAAATAGCAATAAAAGAAAATAATATAGACTATATCGTTCCACTAAACCATATGGTAAAATTATTAAAAGCTATACTAAATGATAGCTAAATTTTTCAAAACAAGGAATACTTTTTGGATAACAAAAAAGACAATACCAAAACAGCAGACTGTTTTTCTCATGTAAGTAAATTTAATATGTACAATAAAACAATATATATACTAGGAACTGCTCACGTGTCGAAAAAAAGCTCAGAAGATACTGCAAATTTAATAGAAATCTTAAAACCAAACTATATTGCCGTTGAACTTGATGAAGCTCGCTATCATTCAATCTTAAACACTGATGAAAATGAAAAATGGAGAAACTTAGATATATATAAAGCGTTAAAACAAGGAAAAGCTTTCTTTTTAATAATAAATATAATTCTTAGTAATTTTCAAAAAAAATTAGCAAAAGAACAAGGAATAAAACCTGGTGAAGAAATGAAAACAGCTGTTTTAAAAGCCAAGGAGCACAATATTCCACTAATTCTTGCTGATAGAAAAATTGAAACCACTCTAAAAAGAGCTTGGATATCTATCCCAATATTTGAAAAAGTAAAAATAATATCTAGCCTTTTTTCCTTAACAGATACAAAAATCACAAAAGATGAAATTGAAAAACTAAAAGAACAGGATGCTCTTTCAAAAATAATGGAAGAACTTTCCAAAGAAATACCCAAAGTAAAAAAAGCTTTAATTGACGAGAGAGACGAATTTATTACAAGCAAAATACTTGAAGGAACAGGAATTATCCTTGCCATTGTAGGCGCAGGTCATGTAAATGGAATAATAAAAACTCTAAAAGAAATAAACCAAAATAATAAAACAATAAACATTGAAGAACTCGTTAGAATACCTAAAAAATATTTTTCACTTAGTAAGGCAATATCTTACTTGATCACAATTTCAATAATTTTGCTAATAACAAGCTCTTTTTACTTTAAAGGATTTGATTTTGCTTACAAAAATTTAGAACTTTGGATAATATCTAACTCTTTTTTTTCAGGCATTGCATCCATTTTACTAAAATCTCACCCTTTAACAATTTTAACTGCTATTATAGGCTCTCCAATATTCTCTTTAATACCATTTATCGGAACAGGAGTGGTTGCGGGTCTTGTTGAAGCTTACATCAACAAACCAAAGGTCAAAGATTTTGAGAACCTACAAGAAGAATTGTCAACAACAAAAGGATATTTCAAGAACAAAGTTACAAGAATTTTATTAATAGTAATCTTTGTAAACCTTGGATCTACAATTGGAACAATTGTGGGACTTAAATTTCTATTAAATGTTTTCAAATAAACCCTTAAAATAATAAATATCTACACAAGGAGAGTATATATATGGGGCTTGTATTTTTAGGTCCTCCAGGCTCTGGAAAGGGGACTATTTCAAAAATTATTTCTAATGAATTTAAATACTATCACATTTCAACAGGAGATTTATTTAGAGAAAATATTTTAAATTCTACAACCCTTGGGAAAGAAATAAAAAAAATTGTTGAAAGAGGAGAACTGGTCCCCGATTCAATTACAATCAAAATAGTAGAAGACAAAATTAAAGCTATTGAAAAGAAAAAAAATTTTATTTTAGATGGATTTCCACGCAATATTTACCAAGCCAAAGCTCTTGACAAATTTCTACCAAATGTAAAAATAATAAACTTTTTAATTAATGAAAAATTGATAATAAAAAGACTCTCGGGAAGAAGAATTTGTAAATCTTGCAATAATATTTTCAACATATATACCCTAGCAACAAAAAAAATTAATATCTGCGATGTTTGCGGGGGAAATCTTTACCAACGAGAAGATGATAAAGAAGAGTGCTTAAAAACAAGACTTAAAGAATATAAATTGCAAACAAAACCACTAATAGAATTTTACTCAAAACGCGCTAGACTTAACAATATTGATGCATCCGCTAGAATTGATGAAATGAGAAAAAAAATAATTGAAATAATGTCAAAAGAAAATTAAATGAAAAAAATATTAATAAAAAAAATTTGCTTTTGCTTGCTATTTTTGCAAGCAAAAATAATTTTCGCCCAAGAACAACAGGACTTAGAATTAAATAAAGAATATTTTTACTTTAATTTTAAATCTGCTTATTACCCTCCTCACGAGCTAGGAACGAATGGAAACAACTTTTCACAAAGCTTTAAACATCCCAACTTCAAAAGTATCAAACCAAGTTTAAAAATTCCAGATAATTATTGGGGAGGAATAAAATTAATATCATACTTAGGATACTATAAAAATTTTAAAGCTCTAAACAATCCCAATTCTATATTTTTTAAAGACAACGGTATAGACATCGATTTAAATATCGGATTATCTCCTGTCAGTATTTCGTTTAAAAGCATGCTAAGTTTTATTCCTATTGCTTTTTTAAATTTATATGCATCAACTGAAATTGGTATAGGTTGGGAAGCTTTTGGATTTAAGGGAATCGGTGTACACATCGAAAATGGAAAATATTCAAATTCTATTGAATTTTATTCAGAAATAACAACAGGAGGACGATTACAATTTGATTTAAACGCTATTTTTCAAGGAGAATGGACACACATTATTACGGTTATCGGCAATGATTTTACATACTTAATTAATCCTCACGCCAATAAAGACCAGCTTTGGAAATACAAAGCTGACGAAGGCAAAAATCTAAATGGAATACTAATAAACCCCTATGCCCTTTTAGCTTACAAAATGCCAATACCTCTTAATACCATAGGTCTTCTTTACAAAGGAAAAACACAAATTGGGAAAGAACGAAATATAAGCTCATGGGAAAACAAGGGTTGGGGAAGCGATATTTTTTATCACAATATTTCGATTATTGCTAATTTTGAAGTCATCAAGCCTTTAACAATTGGCCTTAAGTTTAAATTATCTACAAACCCCACATACACAAATGATACAGCTGGGCTGGCTGACATTTCAAAAAGAGAAGCAACTGGTAATTCTTATTTTTACTATGATTCTGTTGGAATCTCTGTAACCTATAAATACTAAAGTTTAATAAATATAAAATTTTAACATCTAAACTGATTCCTTCCAGAAACCTTAGCCTCATAAAGTTTGCTATCAGCAAGTTTAATAATATTGGTAAAATTATTATCAATAGGAATTTCTTGAGCAAGACCAATAGAAACGGTCACAATGCTAGAAATACTGCTATGCTCATGAACTATCCTCAAACCCTTTATATCATTAATCATTACCTTAATAATGCTAATCATTTCATCTAGGCTTTTGTTAACAGAAAAAAAAATAAATTCTTCTCCTCCATACCTAGCGACATCTATTTTATATTTTGAAGAAACCTTATACAAGGTCTTAGCAATCAATTTAAGACACTCATCACCATTGGTATGACCATAATTATCGTTGTAATTTTTAAAATTATCAATATCTAACATCCCAACAATTATTATTTCTTTACTTTCTAAAGCTTTCATCCAAGACTTAGAAAATTTATCCATAAAAAATCTTCTGTTTGGAATCTGAGTAAGCCCATCAATTCTAGATAAACTTTTAAAATAATCTCTTAATCTTTTCAACTCAAGATGAGTCTTAACTCTAGCATCAATTATTCGGCTATTAAAAGGCTTTAAAATATAATCCACTCCACCAACGTTAAATCCCTCAAGTTGAGCATCTGTAGAACCTCGTGAACTAATAAAAATTACAGGAATCTCTTTAGTATCAGGATCGCTTTTTAGCTTTCTGCATACCTCATAGCCATTAATATCTGGAAGACCGATGTCAAGAAGCACAAGATCAGGACTATCTTTTTCAACCTGCTTTAAAGCATCAAGCCCATTTGTTGCAACTTCAACCTCATAAGCATCTTGCAATATATTTACCAATAAATCCAAATTGGTGGGAGAATCATCCACAATTAAAAGCTTCTGACTCTCCACTTCAAAAGCTTTGTCTTTAATTATCATTTCCACTATTAATATCTCTATTACTAAATGTTTCAATAATCTCTTCAAGAATTTTAGAACTCTCAGCAAATCTATATAACCTTAAATTCTTGCGAAGATCACTAAATAATACCTGAATATTATCGTCTAAAACATACTTATCAATGCTCTTAAGAATTTCTTTGTATTCCCTTGGCTTTCTGGTTTTAATACTAATTAAAAGCTTGTTGAGAAGATCTAAAAATTGACCATTGTTTTTAAAGTATAGCTTGCTCTGACTGACAATCTCAGGCTCAAACAAAACACTCTCCTTTATATCGCTTATGAGCTGCAATAAATCATCTTTTACAAAAGAATACATTTTTTTCAACTCATAAATTGAATCTTTACTTGTTTCAATTTTTTTAAAATTTTTATACAGTTCACTGCGCATATTAGAAAGAGCCCCAGATATTAAATGCGATATGTCCCTAATTAAAAATAAATTTTCCTCATCAAAAGCTTTTTCTAAATCAATAATATTGATAGATATAAAATCAACAAGTCCTTTGCATAACTCAGAATATGATGCGTATGAAAGATTTAATTCTTTTAAAGCCTTATTAATATCTAAATTGGGAAACTTAACAAGCTGACTCAAATCCTCATTTTCTAAAATCTCATCAACTTCAAAATGGAAATATTTTTTGAATATGATTTTAATTGAACTTATGTGTATTGGTTTTGAGATGTAGTCATCCATCCCACTTGCAAAACACTTGTCTTTATACTCTTGCAAAGCATGAGCTGTTACAGCGACCAAAATACATGACTCTAAATTCTTTGCCTTTTCAAATTTTCTAATTTCTTTAGCTACTGAAAATCCATCATATCTTGGCATTCGTATATCAATAAAAGCGATAGAATATTTTTTCTCTTTTAAAACTTTTAAAGCCTTGACTCCATCATCTACAACATCAATAAAATCCTTATTAATACCTATTACAACAAGAATGTCTTTCAATACCTTTTGATTTACTTGATTATCTTCAGCTATTAGCACATTAATAGGTTCTTTTATCTTAAAAGAACCATCTATTATTGGAAGAAATTCTTCAAAATCCCTTTCTACTTTAAACTCTTTTTTATTCTTAGAAAGAATAGAGCATATATCAAGTCCCATTAAAGGCTTTTTAACATACATATATTTTAAATTTATTAAAGTTTTATTATCTAAATAATAAAACAAAAAAACGATTTGTACATCAGAATTTAGTTTTTCGATATTATTAGCGAATTGAATACTCTCTTGAATATTATCGTTATTTACATTTACACAAACAAAATCGTAAAAAGGGTGTTCCTTAAAGAATTTATAAGCATTCTCAAAAGATGCTACATAATGCACATTAGAAGAGCAACCCAACAAAGCAGAGCAGTGTTCAAAAATTTTAATAGACTTTTGGCTTAAGAGCACATTCAATACTTTATTATTACTATTTATTAATTGAAATCTATTAATTGATAAATTTTCACTTCTAAGCTCATTTCCTAAGAAAAAGGGCAACATAAATGAAAAAGTTGTACCCTCTCCAACCTTGCTATCAACAGTAATGCCAAGACCACCCATTAGTCTTACAAGCTCTCTAGATATTGACAATCCCAATCCTACACCTTCATGAACTCTTGAAGAAGAATCATCTTCTTGTTTAAATATTTCAAATATCTTAGAAAAATTTTCCCTTTTAATACCTTTGCCTGTATCTATTACTTTAAATTCAAGTGTAACCAATACCCTATTATTATCCTTTATTCTGCTTATTTCTTCATAGTTTAAAACAATCACGCCATCATCTGTAAACTTAAAAGCATTTCCTATTAAATTAATTAAAACTTGTTTAATTTTTACAATGTCACCCTTAATGTAATTTTTAAAAATAGATTTAGAATAAGAGAATAAATCAATATTTTTCTTTACACATTGTGATTGAAAAGTTTTCAAAACTATTTCCATTTCACTTTCTAGGTCAATCTCTTGACTCTCAACATGTAATTCATTGACATCTATTTGAGATAAATACAATATATCATCAATCAAAGAAAGCAAAGAATCAGACGAATAATTTATCATCCTAACATAATCTTTTTGAACATTAGTAAGAACGGTTGTATCCAAAAGCTCAGTAGCTGCCATTATTCCATTAATAGGGGTACGAATATCATGACTGATGTTGGCTATAAAAATGGTTTTAGCAGCATTAGCAGCTTCTGCAATTTTTTTTTCATTTATTACAAAAGAGTATCTTCTTTTCTGCTCAAGTGCTAATTTAAACATAAAAATTATCACAAATCCTAAAAAAGTAAAATAAAATATAAAAAATGTTAACGCTAAAAATTTTAAATTTATAAACCCAACACTTTTGGATTTATAATAAATATCAAATTTCCAATCATTTAAATATGTTCGACTATCAACATTCGAGCGCAAAACAGCTTTATGAATAATTTCTTTCAAGATATAATCTTGATTATAAATAGCAAGACTCAAATCAAAAGCCAAATCTCTAAAAGTAGGAAGTTTTTCAACATCTATAATATTTAATTCTTCAAAAACAGCAGCAGCTGTATACTCATCGCTAATAATCCCATCTACTTTACCTTTATAAAGCAGAAGTAAAGCTTCTTTAAAGCTACTTACAAGAAACAACTTTGATTTAATATTAGAAGCCAAATTTTTACTATATAAAAAATCAAGTATAGCAAACCT is a window from the Borreliella chilensis genome containing:
- a CDS encoding PTS system fructose-like transporter subunit EIIC, coding for MSGVSPMIPVVASGGILIALSIAFVGIGPDGPNFSDHPFYKQIADIGSVAFGMMLPVLAGFISMAIADKPGLAPGLVGGVISGNVKAGFLGAIFAGFLAGYVAKFLAKRSVPEWLRPVMPIFVIPLISTIIVGFFMLYVGVYIGEFMGVLESGLKSLQSNSETFGVLGKIFLGLVLGSMITIDMGGPFNKVAFLFGVGLIPQVPEIMGMVAAAIPVPPMAMGLATFLAPKLFENEEKESGKIAFLISFIGISEGAIPFAASDPGRVIPSVVVGGAVSSIIAAFLGVANHAPHGGPIVLPVVDNKFEFIIAIVVGVAVATALVIFLKSLKLKESE
- a CDS encoding pheromone shutdown protein, which translates into the protein MDNKKDNTKTADCFSHVSKFNMYNKTIYILGTAHVSKKSSEDTANLIEILKPNYIAVELDEARYHSILNTDENEKWRNLDIYKALKQGKAFFLIINIILSNFQKKLAKEQGIKPGEEMKTAVLKAKEHNIPLILADRKIETTLKRAWISIPIFEKVKIISSLFSLTDTKITKDEIEKLKEQDALSKIMEELSKEIPKVKKALIDERDEFITSKILEGTGIILAIVGAGHVNGIIKTLKEINQNNKTINIEELVRIPKKYFSLSKAISYLITISIILLITSSFYFKGFDFAYKNLELWIISNSFFSGIASILLKSHPLTILTAIIGSPIFSLIPFIGTGVVAGLVEAYINKPKVKDFENLQEELSTTKGYFKNKVTRILLIVIFVNLGSTIGTIVGLKFLLNVFK
- a CDS encoding membrane protein, with protein sequence MFDEVKRIILREDIKYEIFRKFFHIFSLIVLVFYGINFWIGIVSNLLFMILYLSSEIFRITEKKLLFFKNISDIILRSRKILPNKVSFSPVYLFLGILVSYCFAMEPFNYIGIFSVCLGDGFASLAGKLVPSFKLVNNKTISGSFVVFFVTFFSYYYFFPYLTPALILGILAALVELFDANYDNLFLPLVVSASSYFLTFIFYNQ
- a CDS encoding membrane protein; translated protein: MKSIFTKLNISINLFLFIIFILAMLVILIFSYKIKYNENYQNYFLEIYNNNFILLINKFVIFVIGILGSLWAYINYKRTNNIQFILFYCFISSYTLEPILISEDFFLKNNLNSNYYLFTKFILFINAFSLLNLFFLSLYICDFKIKSIHYTIYIILTFACIYSYTMPINSYENSQDYSILKIESTKFYINAFLLLISTNFLVAFLRKKNFDYFFLFISMILIVSGIYLNLLKIPYSFLPISIGIPIYLKKSRKIFFHWL
- a CDS encoding endonuclease, producing MKKNSKFFLYCYILCLTGFLFFSLNPKALKQIKHKIYNYLEIIENKYINITKSIPIKESQLIPKGYLTTQIISKKHYTLGYAESARQSEWAAYPLKREMVELALTLLKSKKIKRSPKFFEDTNIKGISPKLKDYFKSGYDRGHIVNSADMSFSENAMKDTYFLSNMSPQKSEFNSGIWLKLEKLVREWAILKGYIYIISAGILTENKGFIGKNKILVPKNFYKIVLAINNNNFYDIISFIIPNEKAKDLDLKNYIVNVDSIEKKTKIDFFEKLDSKIKKNIKKIQNTHSWKFK
- a CDS encoding chemotaxis protein CheY, with the protein product METKISVLIIEYFAVKRKLMSELVNSSPQLQVIATASNSKFATNKLKKHSPEVILMNLEENNIKDIIFLEKKNNINKTIPIIVTSSNQNLINIAALKGADDLILVSKNKKSHENIKDQIINSLLIYGSISIKNKIANNKDIKTKNYEKDKFSLNSKNDIFSLTKLEEHTKEKILNEKEIKKLKLRKFDIIAIGVSAGGPAALKSILPEIPESFPPIIIVQHMPKGFTEEFAKNLNNLCKINVKETTNKEILKQGYAYISSGGYHTKIKKIDGNYQIQTFDGKHINGHKPSIGVLFQSIAEISKDKAIALIMTGMGNDGSREIGDIKKAGGLTIAQDKESSMVFGMPKIAIKENNIDYIVPLNHMVKLLKAILNDS
- a CDS encoding chemotaxis protein CheR, whose product is MLEIENKLFLKFCNFIYNNSGMRFDEKNKFILQSRINDAIRELDLETPSQLYNLIIGDKLKKEYFLDLVTTNLTRFFRNSLHFQTFEKFVIPNLINIKNKEENNRIIIWSAGCSTGEEPYSLAFVLKSKLPKGIDFVIIASDLSLKSLMIAKEGYYSSNKCENIPKEYRHYIYSHSNGYKIKNEIKNHIRFDYHNLNFESNFSQIDVIFCRNVLIYFDEKSKIKVLKKFYNNMSKNSYLFIGHSESLFGLNLPFKFLKTPWAIIYEKKDTGYPKEKFKFQNKHKL